The Candidatus Nanosynbacter lyticus genome window below encodes:
- the tpiA gene encoding triose-phosphate isomerase, which yields MTRKTLIIGNWKMNLTMHEASLYLHKLMEQLPVRRDVEVVVAPTMLTLQSLSLQIKRRIVKLAAQNCYWRDHGPYTGEVPASHLHGMVDYVIIGHSERRHIFMESDKDIRFKVQAALRNRLQPILCIGETAHERTLGETREVLQDQIVNGLANITAEEIDHVVIAYEPVWAIGSGEYAQPSDLAKVLKVIRQQITHLFGKEAAEAVRVVYGGSVSVDNASDYLAVAGLDGLLIGGASLDAYQFTEIVKKAHKE from the coding sequence ATGACGCGAAAAACACTCATTATCGGCAACTGGAAGATGAACCTCACTATGCATGAGGCCAGTTTGTATTTACATAAGCTCATGGAGCAGCTGCCGGTGCGTCGTGACGTCGAGGTGGTGGTGGCGCCAACAATGTTGACCTTGCAGAGTTTGAGCTTGCAAATCAAGCGTCGGATCGTCAAGCTCGCCGCCCAGAATTGTTACTGGCGCGACCACGGTCCATACACCGGCGAGGTGCCGGCGTCGCATCTACATGGTATGGTTGACTATGTCATCATTGGTCACTCCGAGCGGCGACATATATTTATGGAGAGCGACAAGGATATTCGTTTCAAGGTACAGGCAGCACTGCGTAATCGACTTCAGCCGATTCTCTGCATTGGTGAAACGGCGCACGAGCGGACGCTAGGCGAAACGCGCGAGGTACTCCAGGATCAGATTGTAAATGGCCTGGCAAATATCACAGCCGAGGAGATAGACCATGTGGTGATCGCCTACGAGCCAGTATGGGCGATTGGTAGTGGTGAGTATGCGCAGCCGAGTGACCTTGCCAAGGTGCTCAAGGTGATTCGCCAGCAAATCACGCATTTATTTGGTAAAGAAGCAGCTGAGGCGGTACGCGTGGTGTATGGCGGCAGTGTCTCGGTTGATAATGCTAGTGATTATCTCGCAGTGGCGGGACTTGATGGACTGCTGATCGGCGGGGCAAGTCTGGACGCATATCAATTTACGGAGATAGTAAAGAAGGCGCATAAAGAATAG
- the pyk gene encoding pyruvate kinase gives MSNTIFKRTKILATVGPATMSQDKISQLMQAGVNGFRLNFSHGSYDERREQINWIRTASHEQGKPVAILQDLQGPKIRLGVLKDNMLTVRAGDMLTLDSSIAEHDGSFNLPVQYNLAEKMKVGEPLYMFDGKIKSIVREIAGPTAIKVEVQNDGFLMSRKGLNLPDTDFGGDILTPKDIADIEWAAGQDFDYVALSFVQTEDDIIDLRSRLTALGSDAYIIAKVETKSAISDEHLEEIVKASDGIMVARGDLAVEAGAEIVPVIQRRIIALCRKHSKLSIVATQMMGSMVDNPEPSRAEVSDVANAVIQGADTVMLSDETANGKYPIETVQAMRRTIMYTQEHSDVMAVESGEKRRKHDALLSYTAARLATELKARAIIAETSTGVTAVNVGAFRPNMPIISVTDSQKTAQKLALSYATRSYVRPSGLGSANKLAEELKAEGYFGEDPVTLVLVSGHQPGRPGKTDNIQIRTME, from the coding sequence ATGAGTAACACAATTTTTAAACGTACCAAGATCCTAGCGACTGTCGGTCCGGCAACGATGAGTCAGGATAAAATTAGTCAACTTATGCAGGCCGGTGTCAATGGCTTTCGTCTGAATTTCAGCCACGGTAGTTATGATGAGCGGCGTGAGCAAATTAACTGGATTCGCACGGCCAGTCATGAGCAGGGTAAACCAGTTGCCATTCTCCAAGACCTTCAAGGTCCAAAAATCCGCCTCGGTGTTCTCAAAGACAACATGCTGACGGTGCGGGCTGGTGATATGCTGACGCTTGATTCGTCGATTGCAGAACACGATGGAAGCTTTAATCTACCTGTCCAATATAACCTCGCTGAAAAAATGAAAGTTGGCGAGCCGCTATATATGTTTGATGGCAAGATCAAGTCGATCGTTCGTGAAATTGCTGGTCCAACGGCCATCAAGGTTGAGGTGCAGAATGACGGATTTTTGATGAGTCGTAAAGGGTTGAATCTGCCAGATACCGATTTTGGTGGTGATATCTTGACGCCAAAAGATATCGCCGATATCGAGTGGGCGGCTGGTCAAGATTTTGATTATGTGGCGCTTAGTTTTGTACAGACAGAGGACGATATTATTGATCTGCGCTCGCGACTGACGGCGCTGGGCTCGGATGCGTATATCATTGCCAAAGTCGAGACCAAGTCAGCGATCTCTGATGAGCATCTGGAGGAGATCGTCAAGGCGAGTGACGGCATTATGGTGGCGCGTGGCGACTTGGCGGTTGAGGCCGGGGCGGAGATCGTACCAGTTATCCAGCGCCGTATCATCGCTCTTTGCCGCAAGCACTCTAAACTCAGCATCGTCGCGACGCAGATGATGGGCAGCATGGTTGACAATCCTGAGCCATCTCGCGCTGAGGTAAGTGATGTCGCTAATGCGGTCATCCAGGGTGCTGATACGGTGATGTTGTCGGATGAGACAGCCAATGGTAAGTATCCAATTGAAACAGTGCAGGCGATGCGCCGAACGATTATGTACACCCAGGAGCACAGTGATGTCATGGCAGTTGAGTCGGGTGAAAAGCGTCGCAAGCATGATGCGCTGCTCAGCTACACGGCGGCGCGGTTAGCTACTGAACTTAAAGCGCGAGCAATCATTGCTGAGACCAGCACCGGTGTAACCGCGGTGAATGTCGGTGCCTTTCGGCCGAATATGCCGATCATTAGCGTCACCGATAGCCAAAAAACGGCCCAGAAATTAGCGTTAAGCTACGCTACGCGCTCATACGTTCGCCCAAGTGGTCTGGGTTCGGCGAATAAGTTAGCAGAGGAATTGAAGGCCGAAGGTTACTTTGGCGAGGATCCAGTGACCCTGGTATTGGTTAGCGGCCATCAGCCGGGCCGGCCGGGCAAGACTGACAATATCCAGATCCGGACAATGGAATAG
- a CDS encoding phosphoglycerate kinase gives MGRFFKQTIHDVNLRGLTVLVRVDYNVPLSATGGIASDLRIRASLPTLRYLLEQRCKIVLMSHLGRPKGADPTYSLRPVARRLAELLGRSVQFVDSCVGDQLRQAVRHMAAGDVLMLENLRFYDEESRDDMVFARAIARAVRPDYFVQDGFAVVHRAHASTHAITLYVPGLAGDLLVHEYTALTAAMSRPARPLVAIIGGVKIADKIALIERLIDKADTILIGGAMANTFLAYRGHRMGHSTVEPDQEQVLAAIYHRAAGKVGDEQVDQFLRLPSDVAVALSPEASGDRHEVSVDGIGEHEMALDIGAQTMAQFASVIASAKTVIWNGPLGYSTNPLFARGSARIAEAIVQNHGVTSIIGGGDTAEFVLRWDGHDGKQFSHISTGGGASLELMSGKKLPGVESLLDAHGLK, from the coding sequence GTGGGCAGATTTTTCAAGCAAACAATTCATGACGTTAATCTCCGCGGACTAACCGTCCTGGTGCGGGTTGATTATAATGTGCCCTTGAGCGCGACTGGCGGGATTGCCAGTGACTTACGAATTCGCGCTAGTTTGCCGACCCTGCGCTATTTACTAGAGCAACGTTGCAAGATTGTTTTGATGAGTCACCTCGGGCGGCCAAAGGGGGCCGATCCGACGTATAGTCTGCGTCCAGTGGCACGCCGACTGGCTGAGCTGCTCGGGCGGTCGGTGCAGTTTGTTGATAGTTGCGTCGGTGATCAGCTTCGTCAAGCAGTGCGGCATATGGCGGCCGGTGACGTGCTGATGCTAGAAAACCTGCGGTTTTATGACGAGGAGTCGCGTGATGATATGGTGTTTGCCAGGGCAATTGCTCGGGCGGTGCGGCCGGATTATTTTGTGCAGGATGGTTTTGCGGTGGTACATCGAGCTCACGCCAGTACGCATGCGATTACACTATACGTGCCGGGACTGGCCGGTGACCTATTGGTGCACGAATATACTGCGCTAACCGCAGCGATGTCGCGTCCAGCGCGGCCACTAGTGGCGATTATTGGCGGTGTGAAAATTGCTGATAAGATTGCGCTGATTGAGCGGCTGATTGATAAAGCTGACACAATTTTGATTGGTGGGGCGATGGCCAATACCTTCCTCGCCTACCGCGGCCACAGGATGGGTCACAGCACAGTTGAGCCGGATCAAGAGCAAGTGCTCGCGGCCATCTACCACCGTGCTGCCGGGAAGGTTGGTGATGAACAGGTCGATCAGTTCTTGCGGCTACCTAGCGACGTAGCGGTGGCGTTGTCACCAGAAGCATCGGGTGATCGTCATGAAGTGTCGGTTGATGGGATCGGTGAGCATGAGATGGCGCTAGATATTGGTGCTCAGACGATGGCACAATTTGCCTCAGTGATTGCCTCGGCCAAAACAGTCATTTGGAATGGGCCGCTGGGGTACTCGACTAACCCGTTGTTTGCTCGAGGGTCGGCTCGGATCGCTGAAGCCATCGTACAAAACCACGGCGTCACCTCAATCATTGGCGGCGGCGATACGGCAGAGTTTGTCCTTAGGTGGGATGGGCATGACGGCAAGCAATTTTCGCATATTTCTACCGGTGGCGGGGCTAGCCTCGAGCTGATGAGCGGCAAAAAATTACCAGGTGTGGAAAGTTTACTAGACGCACACGGACTAAAATGA
- a CDS encoding ATP-dependent helicase — MDILSELNPEQRRAVQHDGGPLLILAGAGSGKTKTLTHRIAYLISQRGIFPSRILAVTFTNKAAREMRQRLADMLGEDASDRRFMPWMGTFHSMCVRLLRIDGMSIGLNRNFIIYDEDDRLGLIKQLMRSRGLTDHDIKPRHIAAAISAAKNDMLSPDEYMLQAVGPVKQQMAELFAAYEAAMHRAGALDFDDLLLKAVELLRSSPDIRHKWQQQFRHILVDEYQDTNVVQYALIKLLVGPKHNLCVVGDDAQSIYSFRGADYTNILHFERDFPGAAVIKLEQNYRSTGAILTVANNLIQHNTQRTDKSLWTEAVGGMTPQLWRLYSEAEEAQAVADEIHRQARMGRAYSDIAVLYRTNAQSYAIERALRQRHIPYKIVGGLRFLDRAVVKDVLAYLRLLYQPSDRVSFARIVNLPKRGIGAVSVAKFLDWNDQSGRNIIEGLVAVDEASGLSARAKQPLRAFGQLLQKLQQLLDSAPAEVIEQIIEQTGYGEAVNDGSVQAEERLENLGVLVAEARAYADVSTFLEDMALMSSSDSQADQQVTLMTLHAAKGLEFPVVFMTGLEEGILPHARVFDSGKADDVEEERRLCYVGITRAREALFVTCASSRTQFGQIGYNLPSRFLDEMGLMSGGLDVPAAPPAGDVFYTDDIGLEVGERVRSPQFGAGEVVDVDGMAVTVQFADGNTKKLNVEFARLEKI, encoded by the coding sequence ATGGACATCCTATCTGAACTCAACCCCGAACAGCGGCGAGCCGTCCAGCATGATGGCGGGCCGCTGCTTATTTTAGCGGGAGCGGGGAGTGGTAAGACAAAAACCTTAACGCATCGCATCGCCTATCTGATTAGCCAGCGAGGGATTTTTCCCAGCCGCATCTTAGCGGTGACCTTCACCAACAAGGCTGCTCGAGAGATGCGTCAGCGCTTGGCTGATATGCTGGGCGAAGACGCCTCGGATCGACGCTTCATGCCGTGGATGGGGACATTTCATAGTATGTGTGTGCGGCTACTGAGGATAGACGGGATGTCAATTGGCCTTAACCGTAATTTTATTATTTATGATGAAGATGATCGGCTGGGTCTGATCAAGCAGTTGATGAGATCGCGTGGGCTGACGGATCACGACATCAAGCCGCGCCACATCGCTGCGGCAATTTCTGCGGCAAAAAATGACATGCTTTCACCCGATGAGTATATGCTGCAGGCGGTTGGCCCCGTCAAACAGCAAATGGCCGAATTATTTGCTGCGTACGAGGCCGCTATGCACCGGGCTGGGGCGCTCGATTTTGATGATTTATTGCTTAAGGCGGTGGAGCTACTGCGCTCCTCGCCTGACATCCGCCACAAATGGCAGCAGCAATTTCGCCACATTCTCGTCGATGAGTATCAGGATACCAATGTGGTGCAGTACGCGTTGATCAAGTTACTGGTTGGCCCAAAGCACAACCTCTGTGTGGTCGGTGATGATGCGCAATCAATTTATAGTTTTCGCGGCGCGGATTATACCAATATTCTTCATTTTGAGCGTGACTTTCCGGGCGCGGCAGTGATTAAACTAGAGCAAAATTACCGTTCAACGGGCGCGATTTTAACGGTGGCAAATAACTTAATCCAACATAACACCCAGCGCACCGACAAGAGCCTGTGGACAGAAGCAGTTGGCGGGATGACACCGCAATTATGGCGACTGTACAGCGAGGCCGAGGAGGCACAGGCAGTGGCTGACGAAATTCATCGCCAGGCCAGGATGGGCCGAGCCTATAGCGACATAGCGGTACTGTACCGCACCAACGCCCAGAGCTACGCCATAGAGCGCGCACTGCGTCAACGGCACATCCCCTACAAGATTGTGGGTGGTCTGCGGTTTCTGGATCGAGCAGTCGTCAAGGATGTGCTGGCTTATCTCAGGTTGCTATATCAACCCAGTGACCGCGTTAGCTTCGCGCGGATCGTTAACCTGCCAAAGCGTGGCATCGGCGCGGTGAGTGTGGCGAAATTTCTCGACTGGAATGATCAGTCGGGCCGGAATATTATTGAGGGGCTGGTGGCGGTTGATGAGGCCTCGGGGTTGAGCGCTCGCGCCAAGCAGCCACTGCGGGCGTTTGGTCAATTGCTGCAAAAATTACAACAATTACTTGACAGTGCGCCGGCTGAGGTGATTGAACAAATTATTGAGCAGACCGGCTACGGCGAGGCAGTGAATGACGGCAGTGTGCAGGCCGAAGAGCGGCTGGAGAACCTCGGTGTTTTGGTGGCTGAGGCGCGCGCCTATGCTGATGTATCGACATTCCTCGAAGACATGGCGCTGATGTCATCAAGTGATAGCCAAGCAGACCAGCAGGTCACCTTGATGACGCTACACGCTGCGAAGGGTCTGGAGTTTCCGGTGGTGTTTATGACTGGCTTGGAGGAAGGAATCTTGCCGCACGCACGGGTATTTGACAGCGGTAAAGCGGATGACGTTGAGGAGGAGCGCCGCCTCTGTTATGTGGGGATTACGCGGGCCCGAGAGGCGCTGTTTGTGACTTGTGCTAGTTCACGGACACAGTTCGGTCAGATCGGCTATAATCTGCCGTCGCGATTTCTCGATGAGATGGGGCTGATGAGCGGCGGTCTGGATGTACCTGCCGCGCCGCCAGCTGGTGATGTGTTTTATACTGATGACATAGGTCTCGAGGTTGGTGAGCGGGTGCGAAGCCCACAATTTGGTGCGGGTGAGGTGGTGGATGTTGACGGGATGGCGGTGACGGTGCAATTTGCTGATGGTAATACGAAAAAGCTTAATGTAGAATTCGCCAGATTAGAGAAAATTTGA
- a CDS encoding G5 domain-containing protein, with protein MKWWKWHIEKGWRPVVLLGCFMAFVAGAVGLLVSQSVQAQDNHAQSSAERLVTIRDRGHEQTIMTRARTVRQALQLARVTVDERRDVVKPDIDMELTGTTFTVTIFRARPVMVIDGSRRSHITTAEQTPQRIAKAAGITLYVEDRVEFMTSDNMLLDGTNVLMNITRAPLRTVTEEVDIDFPVEQIKDANQPIGFKEIKQLGEKGIRTVTYQVQAERGVEISRKEISSRISKQPKKQIEVIGTKPKNPLTKSKGAHIFTDSRGVAHRETYYDLPMNVVINACGGGGYTVRADGAKVDKDGYILVAANYGNYPRCSVVETSMGPGKVYDTGGFAARHPHGFDLATDWTNGDGR; from the coding sequence ATGAAATGGTGGAAATGGCACATAGAGAAAGGCTGGCGGCCGGTTGTTCTGCTGGGCTGCTTCATGGCTTTCGTGGCCGGTGCGGTTGGCTTGCTGGTATCGCAGTCTGTCCAGGCACAAGATAACCATGCCCAGTCGTCAGCGGAGCGGCTGGTAACGATTCGTGACCGTGGCCACGAACAGACGATCATGACCAGAGCGCGTACGGTACGCCAAGCATTGCAGCTGGCGCGGGTAACGGTTGATGAGCGGCGTGACGTTGTTAAGCCAGACATTGATATGGAGCTGACAGGAACAACATTTACGGTGACAATTTTTCGGGCTCGGCCGGTAATGGTCATTGATGGTTCGCGGCGCTCACATATTACCACAGCGGAGCAGACGCCGCAGCGAATCGCCAAAGCGGCGGGAATCACGCTATATGTCGAGGATAGGGTTGAATTTATGACGAGCGATAATATGTTGCTGGATGGGACAAACGTGCTGATGAACATTACCCGCGCGCCGCTGCGAACAGTGACCGAGGAGGTTGACATTGACTTTCCTGTGGAGCAGATCAAGGATGCGAATCAACCGATTGGTTTCAAGGAAATTAAGCAGCTGGGCGAAAAGGGTATTCGTACCGTGACCTACCAGGTCCAGGCAGAGCGCGGTGTTGAGATCAGTCGTAAGGAAATAAGTAGCCGTATCAGCAAACAGCCCAAAAAGCAAATCGAAGTGATCGGCACCAAGCCCAAAAATCCACTGACGAAGTCAAAGGGTGCGCATATCTTTACTGATTCACGCGGCGTGGCGCACCGCGAAACTTACTATGACCTGCCGATGAATGTTGTCATTAATGCGTGCGGCGGCGGTGGCTACACAGTACGGGCGGACGGTGCCAAGGTGGATAAAGATGGCTATATTTTAGTAGCGGCAAATTATGGTAACTATCCGCGCTGTTCGGTGGTGGAAACCAGCATGGGGCCTGGCAAAGTGTATGATACTGGCGGTTTTGCGGCTCGGCATCCACATGGATTTGACCTGGCGACTGATTGGACAAACGGAGATGGTCGCTAG
- a CDS encoding aggregation-promoting factor C-terminal-like domain-containing protein has product MEKSLSIRYHSKKIFLLIGLLVLGVTLIQLADAALAQGTERPSRSDGQRLMSVYDKGVEKTIITRAKTVREALKAARIEVDERRDVVEPALNEELVASSYNVNIFRARPVTVVDGQARIRLTTAEQTPAAIAKAAGIKLYSEDIVDIHAAENVVASGTNAVLTIKRATPLQLNLYGSLAEVRTHAKTVGALLKEKRVQLASNDTVSLPLEAPITSGMRLDVWRNGKQTITTDEDVAFPVETVRDANRETGHKEVKEAGEKGRRTVTYEIEVQNGKEVSRREIASQVIKQPKKQVEIIGTKNAAMPYTGGGNKDQWLSSSNIPRDQWGYAEWLVQKESGWNPNARNQSGACGLAQALPCSKVPGNPLNPVDSLNWMHGYVMGRYGSWEKAVAHSKARGWY; this is encoded by the coding sequence ATGGAAAAGAGTTTATCTATTCGCTACCACTCAAAGAAGATTTTTCTATTGATCGGTTTGCTGGTGCTTGGAGTGACATTGATCCAGCTGGCGGATGCTGCACTGGCGCAGGGTACCGAGCGTCCATCACGGAGCGACGGCCAGCGTCTGATGAGTGTCTATGATAAGGGAGTCGAGAAAACGATTATCACTCGGGCAAAAACGGTGCGCGAGGCACTGAAGGCGGCGCGGATTGAGGTTGACGAGCGGCGAGATGTAGTAGAGCCGGCACTTAATGAAGAGCTGGTCGCTAGTTCATATAACGTTAATATTTTTCGGGCTCGGCCGGTAACGGTAGTCGATGGCCAGGCGCGTATTCGGCTAACTACGGCGGAGCAAACCCCGGCGGCGATTGCCAAAGCGGCGGGGATCAAACTCTATAGCGAGGACATCGTCGATATTCATGCCGCCGAAAACGTGGTTGCTAGCGGCACGAATGCAGTCTTGACCATCAAGCGGGCCACGCCACTGCAGCTCAATCTCTACGGGTCACTGGCTGAAGTACGCACCCACGCGAAAACCGTCGGCGCGCTACTCAAGGAAAAGCGTGTCCAGCTGGCCAGCAACGACACCGTATCACTGCCGCTCGAGGCGCCGATTACCAGTGGTATGCGGCTGGATGTTTGGCGTAACGGTAAGCAGACAATTACCACTGATGAAGATGTCGCTTTTCCGGTCGAGACAGTGCGGGATGCCAATCGCGAGACGGGTCACAAGGAGGTGAAAGAGGCCGGCGAAAAGGGCCGGCGAACCGTGACCTATGAGATTGAGGTGCAAAATGGCAAGGAGGTGAGCCGTCGGGAGATTGCTAGCCAAGTAATAAAACAGCCTAAAAAACAAGTTGAAATCATCGGCACAAAGAATGCCGCCATGCCGTATACTGGTGGTGGTAATAAAGATCAATGGTTATCTTCGTCAAATATCCCGCGTGACCAATGGGGTTATGCCGAGTGGCTGGTGCAGAAAGAGAGCGGTTGGAATCCCAATGCTCGCAACCAGAGCGGTGCCTGCGGTCTCGCACAAGCGTTGCCATGTAGTAAAGTACCAGGAAATCCGCTCAACCCAGTCGATTCGCTAAATTGGATGCATGGTTACGTCATGGGGCGATATGGTTCATGGGAAAAAGCGGTGGCGCACAGCAAGGCCAGAGGGTGGTACTAG